A region of Maribacter algicola DNA encodes the following proteins:
- a CDS encoding geranylgeranylglycerol-phosphate geranylgeranyltransferase — protein MLSRKNKLLLLKVLSLFSVVRGYNLLMIVLAQYLASIYILSPNLPVRQVVFDVNLFVIVVASVLVIAAGYIINNFYDAEKDLINKPRKTMLDRLVSQHFKLSSYFVLNFLAVFAASYVSFRAVLFFSAYIFGIWFYSHKLKKIPFVGNFVSATLAITPFFAVFVYYKNFETVIFVHAMFLFLLILARELIKDLENISGDVAQNYRTIPIIYGVGVSKSFIGILMLMTLVPALLLIFKFDVGYMNYYFTGCILLFIVFLVILFKSSTRKHFLWLHNILKLVIVVGVFSILLIDVDLVLNRIL, from the coding sequence ATGCTTAGTAGAAAAAACAAACTCCTGCTATTAAAGGTATTGAGTCTGTTTTCAGTGGTACGTGGGTACAATTTATTAATGATCGTATTGGCCCAATATTTGGCATCCATCTATATTCTTTCACCCAATCTACCGGTAAGGCAAGTTGTTTTTGATGTCAATCTTTTTGTAATCGTTGTTGCTTCCGTTCTGGTGATAGCTGCAGGCTACATTATCAATAATTTTTACGATGCTGAAAAGGATCTGATCAACAAACCTAGGAAGACCATGCTGGATAGGTTGGTGAGCCAGCATTTCAAATTGTCTTCGTACTTCGTGTTGAACTTTTTGGCCGTTTTTGCAGCAAGTTATGTTTCTTTTCGGGCAGTACTTTTCTTCTCGGCCTATATCTTTGGTATCTGGTTCTACTCCCATAAGCTGAAGAAAATACCCTTTGTTGGGAACTTTGTTTCCGCTACTTTGGCTATTACACCTTTTTTTGCCGTTTTCGTGTATTACAAAAACTTTGAAACCGTAATATTTGTTCATGCGATGTTTCTGTTTTTGTTGATTTTGGCCAGGGAATTGATAAAGGATTTGGAAAATATTTCTGGCGATGTGGCACAAAATTACAGGACGATACCCATTATTTACGGGGTGGGTGTTTCCAAATCGTTCATTGGAATTTTGATGTTGATGACCTTGGTACCTGCCCTATTATTGATTTTTAAGTTTGATGTTGGTTACATGAACTATTATTTTACAGGTTGCATCCTTCTTTTTATTGTCTTTTTGGTCATTCTTTTTAAATCTAGTACAAGGAAGCATTTTTTATGGCTTCATAATATTCTCAAACTGGTCATTGTAGTGGGTGTTTTCAGTATTTTATTGATAGATGTTGATTTGGTCCTAAATCGAATTCTTTAG
- a CDS encoding mevalonate kinase family protein: MKGPLFYSKILLFGEYGIIKDSKGLSIPYNFFKGALKTSSDSEKAKKSNQALREFASYLKELAITEPELVAFDFIAMDADIEEGMYFDSSIPQGYGVGSSGALVAAIYDKYAKDKITVLENLTREKLLSLKAIFGKMESFFHGKSSGLDPLNSYLSLPILINSQDNIESTSIPSQNLEGKGAVFLLDSGSIGETAPMVQIFMEQMKNEGFRNMLKDQFIKHTDACVEDFVNGNVKSLFGNLKKLSHVVLDNFKPMIPAKFHDLWKQGIETNDYYLKLCGSGGGGYFLGFTEDLEKAKKALKDYKLEVVYNF; this comes from the coding sequence ATGAAAGGACCACTATTTTATTCAAAAATTCTTCTTTTTGGGGAGTATGGAATCATCAAGGATTCCAAAGGGCTTTCCATTCCCTATAATTTTTTTAAGGGGGCTTTGAAAACCAGTAGCGACTCGGAAAAGGCGAAAAAGTCCAACCAAGCTTTACGTGAATTTGCATCGTACCTAAAGGAATTGGCTATTACAGAGCCGGAACTGGTTGCCTTTGATTTCATCGCAATGGATGCAGATATTGAGGAAGGAATGTATTTTGATAGTTCCATTCCACAAGGGTATGGAGTAGGTAGTAGTGGAGCATTGGTCGCGGCCATTTATGATAAATATGCCAAGGACAAGATAACGGTACTAGAAAACTTGACCAGGGAAAAACTCCTTTCCTTGAAAGCCATTTTTGGTAAAATGGAATCATTTTTCCACGGTAAATCTTCTGGATTAGATCCTTTGAACAGTTATTTAAGCCTGCCTATTCTGATTAATTCACAAGACAACATTGAATCCACCAGCATACCATCCCAAAATTTGGAAGGTAAGGGAGCCGTATTTTTATTGGATAGCGGATCCATCGGTGAAACGGCCCCTATGGTTCAAATCTTTATGGAACAAATGAAGAATGAAGGCTTTAGGAATATGCTTAAAGACCAATTTATTAAGCATACTGATGCTTGTGTGGAGGATTTTGTGAACGGCAACGTTAAATCCCTTTTTGGAAACTTGAAAAAGCTTTCCCACGTGGTATTGGATAATTTTAAGCCAATGATTCCTGCCAAATTTCATGATTTGTGGAAGCAAGGAATAGAAACGAACGACTATTACCTAAAACTTTGCGGTTCTGGTGGTGGCGGATACTTTCTTGGATTTACCGAAGATCTTGAAAAAGCGAAGAAGGCCCTAAAAGACTACAAATTGGAAGTGGTCTACAATTTCTAG